Within the Natranaeroarchaeum sulfidigenes genome, the region CCACCCGTCGTACAGGATAATCCCGATATCACCGAGCCGTTCGAGTTGCTGGTTAACACGGTCAACCGACCGAGCTACAACGAACTCGATCCGACGGTGCTCGTTTTCCTGACGTTCCCGTTCGCATTCGGGTTCATGATCGGCGACATCGGCTACGGGATCCTCTATGCGGCGATGGGATACCCGATGCTCAAATCGAACTCGAAAGCGACCCAGGCGATGGGCGCAATCGCCATTTGGGCTGGTATCTTCACGTTCATCTTCGGCTATCTGTACGACGACCTGTTCGGCGTGTATCTGAGCGATCTCGGCATTGATCTTCCGCTTGCGGGGATCATATCCAAAGGGATCACGTCGCCAGCGTATCTCGATCTCTGGCTCGTCGTCGCCGTCCTGTTCGGCGTCGCGATGTTGAGTGCTGGCTGGATCGTCGGCTTCGTCAACGATCTCGACCACGGGATCAAGGAGGCTGCACTGGAGAACCTCTCGTGGGTTGTCGGTATCACCGGCTTCTTCATGTGGGTGTTCTCACACCACGTCGGTGATCTCAAACCGGACTTCATCGTCGGGCCTGATGCAGCACTTGCAAACGAAGAGATCGCGAGTTTCCTCACGTTCACCGGATTCCCCGAAGAGATTGGCCTTCTCGGGATTGGCTTGCTTGTCGTCGGTCTGATCGGGATCTATCTCGGTGAAGGAGGTGTGGGGCTCGTTGAAACACCCGCGTACCTGTTCGGACACAGCCTCTCGTTCCTGCGGATCCCCGCCGTGTTGCTCGCGAAAGGGGGCATGGCCTTCGCAGTGAACGTGATCGTCTTCGGCCAGTACGTCGCCGATGATGGCTCCGAAGTGTTCGGACTCCCGACCAAAGACATCGCGGCGATGGATCCGAACTTCGCTGGCCTGTTACACATCGATGGAGTACCGTTCATACTCCTCGTGTTGGCTGCAATAGTCGTGTTCGCTATCGGACACTTCATTGTATTGATGCTGGGCATTACGGCTGCAGGCATCCAGATGGTCCGGCTTGAGTACGTCGAATTCTTTCAGAAGTTTTATGAAGGCGGCGGGGAGAAATACGATCCGTTCGGTTACGATCGCAACTACACCACACAGGATTAATTACAGACATGGAAACTGAACTACTGACAACACTGGCAGAAAGCGCAACGATTCTCGAAGCAATGAGCCCGGAAGCTGCGGAAGCACTGGCGACCGGCTACGCACAGGTGGCTGCCGCCATCGCGGTCGCTGTCTCGGCGCTCGCCGCAGGATATGCAGAGCGGGGTATCGGATCCGCTGCGATCGGTGCGATATCAGAAGACGAAGACCTGTTCGGTAAGTCGCTGGTCATCACTGTTCTACCGGAGACGCTGGTGATCTTCGCACTGGTTGTCTTCATCCTGACGCTGTAGACGCGACCACCCTCTATTTCCAACCATGAGTTTAGAAACGGTAGTTGAGGACATTCGAGACGAGGCCCGCGCGCGTGCGGAGGAGATAATCTCCGACGCCGACGAGCGTGCCGAGGAGATCGTCGCCGAGGCCGAAGCCGACAAAGAGGACACTCTCGCGGAGGCCGAAGCGGAGATCGAAAAGCAGATCGAACAGGAGCAGGAACAGCGCCTCTCCAGCGCCAAGCTCGAAGCGAAACAAGAGCGTCTCGAAGCGCGTCGTGATGCACTCGAACGTGTCTACGACGCGGTGAAGACGGAACTCACGGAGCTCGACGAGGAGCGGCGACGGGAGCTGACCACGGCACTGCTCGATTCGGCTGCGGCCGAGTTCGAGGACGGCGCCGAGATCGATGTCTACGGTCGTCCGGGCGACGAGGAGTTGCTCGCGTCGATCCTCGATTCGTACGATGGCTTCGAGCTCGCGGGCGAACACGACTGTCTCGGCGGCGTGGTGCTCGAAAGTGACAGCTCGAACGTACGGGTGAACAACACCTTCGATGCCGTTCTCGAAGAGGTGTGGGAAGACAACCTGCGAGACATCAGCACACGGTTGTTCGACCAATGAGGTACTTCGACGCATCGAACCCCGAGTACGTCAACGCTCGTATTCGCGCCAGAAAGTCGGCGTTGCTCGCCGACGAGGACTATCGGAAACTGGTCCGAATGGGTCCCGGCGGCATCGCTCGGTTCATGGAGGAGACCGAGTACGAGACGGAGATCAACGCGCTCGGTGCCCGGTACAGCGGAACCGACCTGATAGAGTACGCACTGAACCGGAACCTCTCGAAGCACTTTCAGGACCTGCTCGACTGGTCACAGGGGCGTCTACGGGATCTGATCGCCCGGTATCTGCGCAAATACGACGCGTGGAATCTCAAGACGATTATTCGCGGCGTCTACTCGGGTGCATCGGCCGAAGCGATCCAGTCGGACCTGATCCGAGCTGGCGAGCTCGACGAAGCGCTTCTCGACCGGCTCAGCGAGGCCGACTCGATCGAGACCGTCGTAGAAGAGCTGGAGGACACGATGTACGGCGAGCCCCTCGAGGCGGCACTCGAGGAGTTCGAGACGGACAATGTTCTCGTCCCGCTGGAAAACGCGATCGACAGGGAGTTCTACACGCACCTGCTCGACAACCTCTCGACCGATCGACGCCGTGACGGGCCGACGACACAGTACGTCGAGTTCCTGCAGGCAGAGATCGACTTCCGGAACGCACAGAACGCGCTTCGGCTCGGTCGAAGCGGTGCCGACCTAGACCCGACCGAGTACTTCATCGAGGGTGGGAAGCTGTTCGAGCAGAGCGAGCTTCGGACCCTGGTTTCGGATACCGACCAGTTGATCGACCACATCCGGAACAGCGAGTACGGCGACGACCTGTCGCGCGCACTCGACGAGTTAGCGGACGCGGACAGCCTGATCCAGTTCGAGCACGCACTCGACGCGGCGCTGCTTGAGTACACGGATCAGCTGTCGACCATCTACCCGGTATCGATCACCGCAGTGATGTCGTACATTCTCGCCAAGGAGCGAGAGGTAGAGAACATTCGCGCGATCGCGCGCGGTCGGGAAGTCGGCCTCGATGAGGCGGAGATCGAAAACGAGCTGGTGATACTATGAGCCAGGAGATCGCAGTCGTCGGCAGTCCCGAGTTCACGACCGGCTTTCGGCTCGCCGGCGTTCGCGAGTTCCACAACGTCGCGGACGAGGACAAAGACGACGAGCTCGACGACGCGGTGACCGCGGTGCTCAACGACGAGAACATCGGCATCGTCGTCATGCACGACGACGACCTCGAGCACCTGTCGCGGGCCGTGCGACAGGACGTCGAGACGAGCGTCGAACCGGTCGTCGTCACGCTCGGCGGCGGTGCCGGGAGCGGCGGGCTGCGCGACCAGATCAAACGAGCCATCGGGATCGACCTGATGGAGGAGGAAGACCAATCATGAGCAAAGCAACAGACACGGACACTGTGCAGGAGGACGGTGTCATCGACAGCGTGAGCGGTCCTGTCGTGACGGCGACCGACCTCGATGCCCGGATGAACGACGTTGTGTACGTTGGCGAAGAAGGGCTGATGGGCGAGGTCATCGAGATCGAAGGTAACGTCACGACGATTCAGGTGTACGAGGAAACGTCGGGTGTCGGACCCGGCGAACCCGTCGAAAACACGGGCGAACCACTGAGCGTGGATCTCGGCCCCGGCATGCTGGACTCCATCTACGACGGCGTCCAGCGCCCCCTCGACGTGCTGGAGGGGAAGATGGGCGCGTTCCTCGACCGTGGGGTCGACGCCCCCGGGATCGACCTGGACAAAGAGTGGGAGTTCACGCCGACCGTCGAGGAGGGCGACGAGGTTAGCCCGAACGACATCATCGGTACCGTCCCCGAGACCGAGAGTATCGAACATAAAGTAATGGTGCCCCCCGATTCCGAGGGTGGCGAGGTCGTCGCCATCGAGGGCGGCGAGTTCACCGTCGAGGAGACGGTCGCCGAACTCGATTCCGGCGAGGAGATCCAGATGCATCAGGAGTGGCCGGTCCGCAAGCAGCGTCCGGCCGACGAGAAGCAGACGCCGACGACCCCGCTGGTTTCGGGCCAGCGCATCCTCGATGGGCTCTTCCCGATCGCGAAAGGTGGGACAGCGGCGATTCCCGGGCCGTTCGGGTCTGGGAAGACCGTGACCCAGCACCAGCTCGCCAAGTGGGCCGACGCCGACATCGTCGTCTACGTCGGCTGTGGCGAACGCGGAAACGAGATGACCGAAGTGATCGAGGACTTCCCGGAACTGGAAGACCCAGTTACCGGGAAGCCGCTGATGAGCCGAACCTGTCTCATCGCGAACACCTCGAACATGCCCGTCGCAGCGCGTGAATCCTGTATTTACACCGGGATCACGATCGCGGAGTTCTTCCGTGACATGGGCTATGACGTCGCGCTGATGGCCGACTCCACCTCCCGGTGGGCAGAGGCCATGCGCGAGATCTCCTCGCGACTGGAGGAGATGCCCGGCGAGGAGGGGTATCCCGCCTATCTCGCCGCGCGGCTCGCACAGTTCTACGAGCGAGCCGGCTACTTCGAGAACATCAACGGGACCGAGGGATCGGTGTCGGCGATCGGTGCAGTTAGCCCACCCGGCGGTGACTTCTCCGAGCCGGTTACTCAGAACACGCTCCGGATCGTCAAGACGTTCTGGGCGCTGGACGCCGACCTCGCGGAACGACGTCACTTCCCCTCGATCAACTGGAACGAGTCGTACTCGCTCTATCGTGACCAGCTCGATCCCTGGTACCGGGAGAACGTTGCCGAGGACTATCCGGAGATCCGCCAGTGGGCGATCGACGTCCTCGACGAGGAGACCGAGCTCCAGGAGATCGTCCAGCTGGTCGGGAAGGACGCCCTGCCGGAGGACCAGCAGTTGACGCTGGAGGTCGCACGGTATCTGCGTGAATCGTGGCTCCAGCAGAACGCGTTCCACGACGTTGATACCTACTGCGAACCGAACAAGACCTACCGAATGCTTCAGGCGATCAAGACGTTCAACGACGAAGCGTTCGACGCGCTTGACGCTGGGGTGCCGGTCGAAGAGATCCAGGACATCGACGCCGCGCCGCAGCTGAACCGGATGGGCGTCGCCGAGGAGTACGAACAGTTCATCGGCGACCTGGAAGACGACATCACAACAGAGCTGCGGGAGCTGTACTAACCATGAAAGAGTATCAGACAATCACAGAGATCAGCGGTCCGCTGGTGTTTGCCGAGGTGGACGAGCCGATCGGCTACGACGAGATCGTCGAGATCGAGACACCAGACGGCGACGTCAAACGCGGACAGATTCTGGAATCGAGCCAGGGGCTCGTCGCGATTCAGGTTTTCGAGGGAACCGAGGGAATCGACCGCCAGTCCTCCGTTCGGTTCCTCGGCGAGACCATGAAGATGCCCGTCACCGAGGATCTGCTCGGCCGGGTGCTCGACGGTTCCGGGAACCCCATCGACGGCGGTCCCGAGATCGTTCCGGACGAGCGCATCGACATCGTCGGCGAGGCGATCAACCCCTACGCCCGCGAGTACCCCGAGGAGTTCATCCAGACCGGCGTTTCGGCCATCGACGGCATGAACACGCTGGTTCGCGGGCAGAAGCTACCGATCTTCTCCGGTTCAGGCCTGCCTCACAGCGATCTCGCCCTGCAGATCGCCCGACAGGCGTCCGTTCCGGAAGAGGAAGAGGGCGACGGTGAGGGCTCGGAGTTCGCGGTGATCTTCGGCGCGATGGGGATCACCCAGGAGGAGGCAAACGAGTTCATGGACGACTTCGAGCGCACCGGCGCACTGGAACGCTCGGTCGTCTTCATGAACCTCGCGGACGACCCCGCAGTCGAGCGGACAGTCACGCCGCGACTTGCCCTGACGACCGCCGAGTATCTCGCCTTCGAGAAGGATTACCACGTACTGGTGATCCTCACCGACATGACCAACTACTGTGAGGCACTGCGCGAGATCGGTGCCGCACGTGAGGAGGTCCCGGGTCGGCGTGGCTACCCCGGATACATGTACACCGACCTGGCCCAGCTCTACGAGCGTGCGGGTCGGATCGAAGGTCGTGAGGGATCGGTTACCCAGATCCCGATCCTCACGATGCCCGGCGACGACGACACCCACCCGATCCCGGACCTGACCGGGTACATTACCGAGGGCCAGATCTACATCGATCGGGACCTCAACAGCCAGGGCGTCAAGCCCCCGATCAACGTCCTGCCGAGCCTCTCGCGACTCATGGACGACGGGATCGGCGAGGGACTGACCCGTGGCGACCACGGCGACGTCTCCGACCAGATGTACGCCGCCTACGCCGAGGGTGAGGACCTGCGCGATCTGGTGAACATCGTCGGGCGCGAGGCGCTCTCCGAACGGGACAACAAGTTCCTCGATTTCGCTGACCGGTTCGAAGAGGAGTTCGTCCAGCAGGGCTACGACAACAGCCGATCGATCGAGGAGACGCTGGAACTCGGCTGGGATCTGCTCTCGATGCTGCCGAAAGAGGCCCTGAACCGCATCGACGAGGACCTCATCGAGGAGCACTACCGCGAGGACGACTCCGAGCTCGTCGAGACGACCGCCGACTGACCGGAATCGACTTTTTTGATCGTGTGAACCGGCCGGAGCTACTGCTCTGTCACTACCGGCGCCCGTAAAATGGCCCGTGGCTCAGCCGTCTCTGAAAAACTCGTCCTGCTCGAACGCCTCTTCCTCCCCCTCTACGTCCAGCACGTCCAACGCCGTCACTTCGGCGTCGACGCCGAGCAGTCCAGCGAGACTGGGCTCCGTCCGACCGTTGTCACTGCTTACCAGCTCCTTGACGTAGAGCCCGCCAGCCCCGTGGAGCTCGATGTCGGCGTGGTGGTCGTCTTCGAGGGCCCCCTCGATCTCGTAGACCTCTCGCGTGCGCGTGAGACTCGCGCGGCGGTGGTCGACGCGCTCGGGCGTGTACTGCTCGATCGTCGCGCCCTCTAGCTCGGCGAGTGCAGCCTCGAACGCGCCGTTCTCGACCGGCTCCGCGAACTCGACGTCCATCCGGTAGGTCTTGCTCGCTTCGAGTTCCTTGACGCGCTCGACCATTTCGTGGGTGGCGAGTCGAAGGCCCTCGACTTCGACCGAACCGTCGGCTTCCTCGTTGATCTGTGCTTCCAGCGCCTCGACGTCCGGGCTCCGGAAGCCCGGCTCTTTGACTTCGGTGACGAAGGGCCGGCCGCGTTCGAGCATCAGCGCGTCGACGTCCTCGCGGCCAGCGCCGTGGAAGACGGCCTCCTCGCCCTCCATCGCCTCGCGGACGTGTGGCGCGACGTAGCCCTCGACGCTATCGTCGTAGAGGTAGCCGCTCCCGCCGCAGTGATCGCAGTCGATCTCGCCGTCGGGTCCGAGGTCCTTGCCGCTGCCGCCACACTCCCGGCAGGGCCACTCGGTCTGGGGGATATCGCGTTCGAGCTTTCGGTATCGGCCGTAGACGAAGGCCGGATTGACTTGAATCTCCACGTCGCCCTCGCGTTCGAGGTTGAGCAGGGCCAGCACGTCGGGGCGCTCAAAGTCGACCATGGTGTCGGTCTTCTGTCCAACGCGCTTGCCGACTTCGCGGTTGAACTCGGATTTGAACAGTTCGCCCGCGTCCTCGTCGAGTCCGGCGTCTTCCCGCAGCAGGACGTCGTTTTCCTCGATCAGGGGCGGGGTGCGCGTCCCGACCTGATACGTCTCGAAGTGGATGTCTCCGACCGCCTCGGCGACGCGCTCGGCCCACTCGTCGTACTCGCCACAGAAACCCTCACAGACCCAGCAATCCTCGGATGGTGTGGGATCGTAGTCAGTATCGTCTTCCAGCGCGATCGTCGTCCGGAGTGCCCGGCCGCGCTCGTCGTTGGTCAGCCCGAAACTCCGATCCGAGAAGGGCCGCCCGAGACACGCGTCACAGAGCGGTCCCGTCTCCAGGAGCGCGCGAGCGTCGTCAAGTACCGTCATACCCGTATCCAGTCGGAGCGCGTGTAACTAGCTTGTGGAAGCCGGTCGTTTCGGCTCACTCCAGCCCGGTCACCTCCCGGACGCCGGCGTAGACGCCGTAGCCGATCACAAGCGAGAAAATCAGGGAACCGATCCACGCGAGCGCGGTGTAGAGAAACTTCTCTCGGCTAACCCCGGCACCGCCCGCGGCGAGTCCCATCCCACCGATCGCACTGATGAATATCTGATTGAATGACATGGGAATGCCATAGAAGATCCCGATCTGAGCAATGACGAAGGACGGCACGAGGATCGCGACAGAGCGTCTCGGGCCAAGGTCGGCGTAGTCCTGTGAGAGCGCCTTGATCATACGCGAGGAGACCATCCAGGAACCGAATAGGATTCCGATTCCGCCGAAGATCAGCACGGGCGTGATCGCGACATCGCCGAGCACTTCGCCAAGCAGCGGGACGAGCGGGCCGACAGCGAGACCGACCTTCCCGCCGCCTGCGGTGAACGCGACCAGTGCGCCAAGAGACAACAGTAGCCAGCGCTGGGCCCGAATCGGGTCGTAGCGGACGGCCCGGACCGATAGCGCAGAGAGGCCACCGGCGATGACAGCCGTGATACCAAGCACACCGCCGATCTGTGGCCCCGGAATCTGCGCCCCGAGCACGGCCGCAATCGACATCTGCTCGTCGGGCGGCCCAAGCAGGAGAAACTCCATGTTGGCGATGACTACCCCGACGATCACAACGAGCAATGCCGTTGCGATCGTCTCTTTGACGTCGCTTCGGAGGAACTTGGTCGTCGCATACGCGGCAGGCACACCGACAACCGGCGTCAATAGCCAGTAGAGTCCGATCTCGCCGTACTCCTGCCAGGCCGGTTCTCCACCCATTGCGAGACCAACACCGACAACGCTGCCAGTGATCGCGAACGCAGTGGCTATCGGATACCCCTTGAAGACCCCCGCAGCGATGTAGATTGCCGCGATGGTGAGTGCAACCGCCGCTGCCAGCGGTGAGAGAGTAACACCACGGATCAACCCCTCGCCGACGGTTTCGGTGACCGCCGCACCCTGTAACACCGCGCCGGCGAAGCCGAGGATACCCACGATGAAGGTGGCACGCATCGTGGTGATCGCGTTCGCGCCGACCGCGGGTGCAAAGGGTGTGGCACCGGTCGATCCCGCGCCAATCGTCCACGCGGCAAAAAGGCTCGCGGCAGCGGCAACGACGAACAGGAGTCCAGTCGTCAGGTCTACCATCAGTATTTACGTCGGATACACACGGCTCGCCCACACACCCTGTCGGTAGTCGATCGTTCGTTCGACTGTCTACGGTGGTACCGTCATCTCGGTGGAATATATTCTTTGTCCCGGTGCAGCGAGCCGGCCCTACAGACGGTCCCGTCCCAGCTACCTGTACAGGAACCCGGAGCGAGTGCTGTTCTACAGGCTGAGCAGGCCGAGTGCCTCGGGGTCGTCCGGAAGACTTCGTCTTCCGTGATGACGAGACACTCTGCGTCTCGAACCACTTGACCCGGAGGCGGTTCACTGTGTGTCGGAATACGCCCATACGATGAGGCAGGGTGGAGCCTTAGCGCCTCAATTCAGGTACGGTTCTTGGGCGGTTCACGCCAAGTCGACGCACATTTTTGTGCCCCCATCGAACCCCGCCTATGCGCCAGTTCATCGTGCACGGTCACGACGCGCCCGTCGAATCGGATTTCGCGCTTTCGGATCTCGCGGGCGGGGCGGGTCGCCTCGACGTGCTCTGTCGGTGTGTCAACTCCGCGTTCTTTCTCTCCCACGACATTCGCGAGGACGTCCGCGTCCATCTCGTCTTGCAGGACGAGTTTACAGTGACGTTCGAGGGGAGCGAGCTCCGCCGGCTGAATCCCGACGAGCGCTCGACTGCGGCGCTCGTCCGCAATGCCCTCGAAGAGCGCGAGGAGGCGATCGGACACATCCCCGTCGAGACCTCGCCCGGCGTCTCGCTCAGACGGATGGGGTTCGAGGACCTCCTCAACGATATCGAGGGGACGGTCGTCCAGCTCCACGAGGACGGCGATTCGATCGTCGAGGTTGATGCACCGAGCGATCCCGTGTTCGTTCTCTCGGATCACCACGATTTCGAGCCGTGGGAGGCCGATCTACTGGTTGAGTACTCCGACCTGCGCGTCCGGCTCGGCCCGGAGCGGCTACACGCCGACCACGCGATCACCGTCGCGCAACACTACCTCGATACCGACGGTTACACGCGCTTTTGATACCAGTCCGGAAGCGTTAAAAACGACAGCAGCCAATTCTTGGGTGCGGGCCGGTGGGGTAGCTTGGTATCCTTCGGCCTTCGGGTGGCCGTAACCGCGATTCGAATTCGCGCCGGCCCACTTCTCCCGCATTCCCAACAGGTGAGCTACCGCCTTCGGGTGGCCGTAACCGCGTCCTCGTGAGCGAAGCGAACGAGGGCAAGCGAGACCGAAGGTCTCGCGTGATTCGAATTCGCGCCGGCCCACTTCTCCCGCATTCCAATACCGCGAGCGGAGCGAGCGGTCCGGAATGCGGGGAAGTTCATCTAAGGGAATTCGAATAAGACCAGTCGCGCGCAACACAGTGAGCACGTCCGGACGTAATTCGAGATTCGCGCCGGTCCTCATTCAGTCCAATCCACTACTTCGGCAACGCATCCCGGATCGCCACACGTTTCACGATCGCAAACCCCGCACAGATGAGCAGAAAGCCACCGATAGTCGTCAGCGTGAGCCCCTCGTCCAGGACGAGCCAGCCCGACAGCGCGGCAAAGACGGGCGCGACGTAGGAGACGAGGTTGATCTCGATCGGGCCGAGCCGATCCAGCAGGTCGAAGTAGATGAGAAAGCCGAGCCCGCTTGCGACGATTGCGAGGTAGCCAAGCGCCAGCACGGCCTCGGTCGTCCAGACGATCGCGCCCATCGACTCGCCTAGTGCAACGGCGATCAGGTGGGTC harbors:
- a CDS encoding V-type ATP synthase subunit I; translation: MLRPEQMSKVSVAGSRSVMEPVIETVHGMNLVHLSDYDGSWEGFDNGDPIEGAEEASETLVTIRALESILDIENGEAGPNRIVTRDEIDDELPGIRETVNDLDDRRDEIRDEIRTVDERIAAIEPFVDLGIDLDLLGGYDSLEVQIGRGNVNEIEAALSDEESVDAYETFTGDDVVAVFAYPADDAEHVIDDALVGVEFTTYEVPDSARAPEEFLAELREQKRELQAQRDQIQTEIDELRDEVGGFLLAAEEKLSIDVQRAEAPLQFATSKRAFIAEGWIPTERYDELESKLRDAVGDSLEIEELVVAEYDDHGHAVHAENVEHEDSDEEATAEEKEPAEDDTPQKAVTDGGHSTGSAATAGGGVAMMRDSPPVVQDNPDITEPFELLVNTVNRPSYNELDPTVLVFLTFPFAFGFMIGDIGYGILYAAMGYPMLKSNSKATQAMGAIAIWAGIFTFIFGYLYDDLFGVYLSDLGIDLPLAGIISKGITSPAYLDLWLVVAVLFGVAMLSAGWIVGFVNDLDHGIKEAALENLSWVVGITGFFMWVFSHHVGDLKPDFIVGPDAALANEEIASFLTFTGFPEEIGLLGIGLLVVGLIGIYLGEGGVGLVETPAYLFGHSLSFLRIPAVLLAKGGMAFAVNVIVFGQYVADDGSEVFGLPTKDIAAMDPNFAGLLHIDGVPFILLVLAAIVVFAIGHFIVLMLGITAAGIQMVRLEYVEFFQKFYEGGGEKYDPFGYDRNYTTQD
- a CDS encoding V-type ATP synthase subunit E; this translates as MSLETVVEDIRDEARARAEEIISDADERAEEIVAEAEADKEDTLAEAEAEIEKQIEQEQEQRLSSAKLEAKQERLEARRDALERVYDAVKTELTELDEERRRELTTALLDSAAAEFEDGAEIDVYGRPGDEELLASILDSYDGFELAGEHDCLGGVVLESDSSNVRVNNTFDAVLEEVWEDNLRDISTRLFDQ
- a CDS encoding V-type ATP synthase subunit C, producing MRYFDASNPEYVNARIRARKSALLADEDYRKLVRMGPGGIARFMEETEYETEINALGARYSGTDLIEYALNRNLSKHFQDLLDWSQGRLRDLIARYLRKYDAWNLKTIIRGVYSGASAEAIQSDLIRAGELDEALLDRLSEADSIETVVEELEDTMYGEPLEAALEEFETDNVLVPLENAIDREFYTHLLDNLSTDRRRDGPTTQYVEFLQAEIDFRNAQNALRLGRSGADLDPTEYFIEGGKLFEQSELRTLVSDTDQLIDHIRNSEYGDDLSRALDELADADSLIQFEHALDAALLEYTDQLSTIYPVSITAVMSYILAKEREVENIRAIARGREVGLDEAEIENELVIL
- a CDS encoding V-type ATP synthase subunit F, with amino-acid sequence MSQEIAVVGSPEFTTGFRLAGVREFHNVADEDKDDELDDAVTAVLNDENIGIVVMHDDDLEHLSRAVRQDVETSVEPVVVTLGGGAGSGGLRDQIKRAIGIDLMEEEDQS
- a CDS encoding ATP synthase subunit A, yielding MSKATDTDTVQEDGVIDSVSGPVVTATDLDARMNDVVYVGEEGLMGEVIEIEGNVTTIQVYEETSGVGPGEPVENTGEPLSVDLGPGMLDSIYDGVQRPLDVLEGKMGAFLDRGVDAPGIDLDKEWEFTPTVEEGDEVSPNDIIGTVPETESIEHKVMVPPDSEGGEVVAIEGGEFTVEETVAELDSGEEIQMHQEWPVRKQRPADEKQTPTTPLVSGQRILDGLFPIAKGGTAAIPGPFGSGKTVTQHQLAKWADADIVVYVGCGERGNEMTEVIEDFPELEDPVTGKPLMSRTCLIANTSNMPVAARESCIYTGITIAEFFRDMGYDVALMADSTSRWAEAMREISSRLEEMPGEEGYPAYLAARLAQFYERAGYFENINGTEGSVSAIGAVSPPGGDFSEPVTQNTLRIVKTFWALDADLAERRHFPSINWNESYSLYRDQLDPWYRENVAEDYPEIRQWAIDVLDEETELQEIVQLVGKDALPEDQQLTLEVARYLRESWLQQNAFHDVDTYCEPNKTYRMLQAIKTFNDEAFDALDAGVPVEEIQDIDAAPQLNRMGVAEEYEQFIGDLEDDITTELRELY
- a CDS encoding ATP synthase subunit B gives rise to the protein MKEYQTITEISGPLVFAEVDEPIGYDEIVEIETPDGDVKRGQILESSQGLVAIQVFEGTEGIDRQSSVRFLGETMKMPVTEDLLGRVLDGSGNPIDGGPEIVPDERIDIVGEAINPYAREYPEEFIQTGVSAIDGMNTLVRGQKLPIFSGSGLPHSDLALQIARQASVPEEEEGDGEGSEFAVIFGAMGITQEEANEFMDDFERTGALERSVVFMNLADDPAVERTVTPRLALTTAEYLAFEKDYHVLVILTDMTNYCEALREIGAAREEVPGRRGYPGYMYTDLAQLYERAGRIEGREGSVTQIPILTMPGDDDTHPIPDLTGYITEGQIYIDRDLNSQGVKPPINVLPSLSRLMDDGIGEGLTRGDHGDVSDQMYAAYAEGEDLRDLVNIVGREALSERDNKFLDFADRFEEEFVQQGYDNSRSIEETLELGWDLLSMLPKEALNRIDEDLIEEHYREDDSELVETTAD
- a CDS encoding tRNA pseudouridine(54/55) synthase Pus10 — protein: MTVLDDARALLETGPLCDACLGRPFSDRSFGLTNDERGRALRTTIALEDDTDYDPTPSEDCWVCEGFCGEYDEWAERVAEAVGDIHFETYQVGTRTPPLIEENDVLLREDAGLDEDAGELFKSEFNREVGKRVGQKTDTMVDFERPDVLALLNLEREGDVEIQVNPAFVYGRYRKLERDIPQTEWPCRECGGSGKDLGPDGEIDCDHCGGSGYLYDDSVEGYVAPHVREAMEGEEAVFHGAGREDVDALMLERGRPFVTEVKEPGFRSPDVEALEAQINEEADGSVEVEGLRLATHEMVERVKELEASKTYRMDVEFAEPVENGAFEAALAELEGATIEQYTPERVDHRRASLTRTREVYEIEGALEDDHHADIELHGAGGLYVKELVSSDNGRTEPSLAGLLGVDAEVTALDVLDVEGEEEAFEQDEFFRDG
- a CDS encoding inorganic phosphate transporter, with product MVDLTTGLLFVVAAAASLFAAWTIGAGSTGATPFAPAVGANAITTMRATFIVGILGFAGAVLQGAAVTETVGEGLIRGVTLSPLAAAVALTIAAIYIAAGVFKGYPIATAFAITGSVVGVGLAMGGEPAWQEYGEIGLYWLLTPVVGVPAAYATTKFLRSDVKETIATALLVVIVGVVIANMEFLLLGPPDEQMSIAAVLGAQIPGPQIGGVLGITAVIAGGLSALSVRAVRYDPIRAQRWLLLSLGALVAFTAGGGKVGLAVGPLVPLLGEVLGDVAITPVLIFGGIGILFGSWMVSSRMIKALSQDYADLGPRRSVAILVPSFVIAQIGIFYGIPMSFNQIFISAIGGMGLAAGGAGVSREKFLYTALAWIGSLIFSLVIGYGVYAGVREVTGLE
- the trmY gene encoding tRNA (pseudouridine(54)-N(1))-methyltransferase TrmY — protein: MRQFIVHGHDAPVESDFALSDLAGGAGRLDVLCRCVNSAFFLSHDIREDVRVHLVLQDEFTVTFEGSELRRLNPDERSTAALVRNALEEREEAIGHIPVETSPGVSLRRMGFEDLLNDIEGTVVQLHEDGDSIVEVDAPSDPVFVLSDHHDFEPWEADLLVEYSDLRVRLGPERLHADHAITVAQHYLDTDGYTRF